A window from Streptomyces sp. NBC_00271 encodes these proteins:
- a CDS encoding L,D-transpeptidase, whose protein sequence is MNHAPRIRTVVSRTTLVVALGAAAAACGGSGHPLSARPYDAAGQLSFTDVVGDSRKVDPDKPLEVTSKGDDERITDVTAVDASGRYVAGELAADGSRWHSTSPLAAGAHYTVHVSTEDEDGAPGRQIVDFETTAPTTNKPLGVTLGPASGEYGVGQPITAELSAPVKDKAARAIVEGALKVDSVPAAEGAWHWVDDKTLHYRPKEYWPIHATIQAHSNLKGIKVADRLWGGDAKPLTLTTGDRFVAVTDAATHSMTIYKNDQVINQIPVTTGKPGYETRNGVKVVLSKEPYVRMRGTTVGIAEGSADSYDLPVYWATRVTWSGEYVHAAPWSVGEQGSANVSHGCTGMSTSNAEWFFKNVRPGDIVKVQNSNGDAMTPFNNGFGDWNVAWKDWRNGSALTAGTPEGPKLTDRARLRPESV, encoded by the coding sequence ATGAATCACGCACCGCGAATCCGCACGGTCGTCAGCCGCACCACGCTGGTGGTCGCCCTCGGCGCGGCCGCCGCTGCCTGCGGCGGAAGCGGCCACCCGCTCTCCGCCCGGCCGTACGACGCGGCGGGTCAGCTCTCCTTCACCGACGTGGTCGGCGACAGCCGCAAGGTCGACCCGGACAAGCCCCTGGAAGTCACCTCCAAGGGCGACGACGAGCGCATCACCGATGTGACGGCCGTCGACGCGTCGGGGCGCTATGTGGCGGGCGAACTCGCCGCCGACGGCTCCCGATGGCACAGCACCTCACCACTGGCCGCGGGCGCCCACTACACGGTGCACGTGAGCACGGAGGACGAGGACGGCGCCCCCGGACGCCAGATCGTCGACTTCGAGACCACCGCGCCCACCACGAACAAGCCCCTGGGCGTGACTCTGGGGCCCGCCTCGGGCGAGTACGGCGTCGGTCAGCCCATCACCGCCGAACTCAGTGCCCCGGTCAAGGACAAGGCCGCTCGCGCGATCGTCGAGGGCGCCCTGAAGGTCGACTCCGTGCCCGCCGCGGAGGGCGCCTGGCACTGGGTGGACGACAAGACGCTGCACTACCGTCCCAAGGAGTACTGGCCCATCCACGCCACCATCCAGGCCCACAGCAACCTCAAGGGCATCAAGGTCGCCGACCGGCTCTGGGGCGGCGACGCGAAGCCCCTGACGCTCACCACCGGGGACCGCTTCGTCGCCGTCACGGACGCCGCCACGCACTCCATGACGATCTACAAGAACGACCAGGTGATCAACCAGATCCCCGTCACCACCGGCAAGCCGGGCTACGAGACCCGCAACGGCGTCAAGGTCGTACTGAGCAAGGAGCCCTACGTACGCATGCGCGGTACCACCGTCGGCATCGCCGAGGGCAGTGCGGACTCCTACGACCTGCCCGTCTACTGGGCGACCCGGGTCACCTGGAGCGGCGAGTACGTGCACGCCGCGCCCTGGTCGGTGGGGGAGCAGGGGTCCGCCAACGTCAGCCACGGCTGTACCGGGATGAGCACCAGCAACGCCGAGTGGTTCTTCAAGAACGTCCGACCGGGCGACATCGTGAAGGTCCAGAACTCCAACGGCGACGCGATGACCCCGTTCAACAACGGCTTCGGCGACTGGAACGTCGCCTGGAAGGACTGGCGCAACGGCAGCGCCCTGACAGCGGGCACCCCGGAGGGCCCGAAGCTGACGGACCGGGCGAGGCT
- a CDS encoding cytochrome c oxidase subunit 4, producing MKVQGKMFLWLAAFILVIAIVYGVWSKEPAGTTALFLAFGLSVMIGYYLAFTARRVDQLAQDNDEADVADEAGEVGFFSPHSWQPLALGIGGALAFMAVVFGWWLLYFGFPLILIGLWGWVFEYYHGENRTQ from the coding sequence GTGAAGGTCCAAGGCAAGATGTTCCTCTGGCTGGCTGCCTTCATCCTCGTCATCGCCATCGTCTATGGCGTGTGGTCGAAGGAGCCGGCCGGCACCACGGCGCTCTTCCTGGCCTTCGGCCTGAGCGTGATGATCGGCTACTACCTGGCCTTCACGGCCCGGCGGGTGGACCAGCTGGCGCAGGACAACGACGAGGCCGATGTCGCGGACGAGGCCGGCGAGGTGGGCTTCTTCAGCCCGCACAGCTGGCAGCCGCTCGCGCTCGGTATCGGTGGCGCGCTCGCCTTCATGGCCGTCGTCTTCGGCTGGTGGCTGCTGTACTTCGGGTTCCCGCTCATCCTGATCGGCCTGTGGGGCTGGGTCTTCGAGTACTACCACGGTGAGAACCGCACCCAGTAG